In Arthrobacter citreus, a single genomic region encodes these proteins:
- a CDS encoding XTP/dITP diphosphatase, whose protein sequence is MDTIIIATNNKGKVKDFEALFNPMGFQIKSLKDFPGIQEVEETGTTFEENAILKAEYLANELKTPVIADDSGLIVDALEGRPGVYSARYAGLHKSDEDNLQKVVSELNGVFPGKRTARFYCALALAVPGKETITVNGTVEGYIANEKRGTNGFGYDPIFFLPELDKTMAELTTEEKGGLSHRANAIKSLMNVINKEGKEFLFRGTN, encoded by the coding sequence ATGGATACGATCATTATTGCGACTAATAACAAGGGTAAAGTGAAGGACTTTGAGGCTCTTTTTAACCCAATGGGATTTCAAATTAAATCTTTAAAAGACTTTCCTGGAATTCAAGAAGTTGAGGAGACAGGAACTACATTTGAAGAGAATGCGATTTTAAAAGCTGAGTATTTAGCTAATGAGCTAAAAACACCTGTTATTGCGGATGACTCTGGTTTAATAGTTGATGCACTTGAAGGTAGACCAGGTGTTTATTCTGCTCGATATGCTGGATTACATAAGAGTGATGAAGATAACTTACAAAAAGTAGTAAGCGAGCTAAATGGAGTTTTCCCTGGTAAAAGAACTGCGCGATTTTATTGTGCCTTAGCTTTAGCAGTTCCTGGTAAAGAAACAATCACTGTAAATGGAACAGTTGAGGGGTATATTGCCAATGAAAAAAGAGGAACAAACGGTTTTGGCTACGATCCGATATTCTTTTTGCCCGAATTAGATAAAACAATGGCTGAATTAACAACAGAAGAAAAAGGTGGCTTAAGCCATCGAGCAAATGCAATTAAATCATTAATGAATGTGATAAATAAAGAAGGTAAAGAATTTTTATTTAGAGGAACAAATTAA
- a CDS encoding metallophosphoesterase produces the protein MKVLIVSDSHGLTKPLQEIADRYRDSVDLMIHCGDSELELNAKELKDYNVVRGNCDFRGEFPEEFIHRGNEHTIFATHGHLHGIKQSLQKLYYRCKEVGATIACFGHSHVLGAEVIEGVLFINPGSILLPRMRKEKTYAILETIDKRANVTFYNTDGTELIATSFEI, from the coding sequence ATGAAAGTATTAATTGTAAGTGACAGTCATGGATTGACGAAACCGTTGCAAGAAATCGCTGACCGATATCGTGACAGTGTAGATTTAATGATCCACTGTGGAGATTCGGAATTAGAGTTAAATGCTAAAGAATTAAAAGATTACAATGTAGTTCGAGGTAATTGTGATTTTCGAGGAGAATTCCCTGAAGAATTTATTCATCGTGGAAATGAACATACAATCTTTGCTACCCATGGCCATTTACATGGAATAAAGCAGTCATTACAAAAGCTATATTATCGTTGTAAAGAAGTTGGAGCGACAATCGCATGTTTCGGTCACTCACATGTATTAGGAGCCGAGGTAATTGAAGGGGTACTTTTTATCAATCCTGGTAGCATTCTTTTACCTAGAATGAGGAAAGAAAAGACATATGCAATTCTTGAAACAATAGATAAGAGAGCTAATGTTACATTTTATAATACTGATGGCACGGAACTTATCGCTACTTCGTTTGAAATTTAA
- the rph gene encoding ribonuclease PH gives MTRTDGRLNNELRPIEIITHYTKHAEGSVLISVGDTKVICNATVEDRVPPFLRNSGKGWISAEYSMLPRATQDRTIRESSKGKVTGRTMEIQRLIGRALRAVVDLEALGEKTIWIDCDVIQADGGTRTASITGAFVAMMLAFDKLVKMDKLKSYPVKDYLAATSVGILEEIGPVLDLYYVEDSAASVDMNIIMTGKGQFVELQGTGEEATFSREELNELLSLGELGVNSLIEKQKEVLLQEGIKFQS, from the coding sequence ATGACAAGAACAGATGGAAGATTAAATAATGAACTAAGACCAATTGAGATTATTACTCATTATACGAAGCATGCTGAAGGCTCTGTGCTTATTAGCGTTGGTGATACGAAAGTAATTTGTAATGCTACTGTTGAGGACCGTGTACCTCCATTTTTAAGAAATAGTGGAAAAGGTTGGATTTCAGCGGAATATTCTATGTTACCTAGGGCTACGCAAGACCGTACAATTCGCGAGTCATCTAAAGGGAAAGTTACTGGTCGTACGATGGAAATTCAACGTTTAATCGGTAGAGCTTTAAGAGCAGTAGTCGATTTAGAAGCACTTGGTGAAAAGACAATTTGGATTGATTGTGATGTAATACAAGCAGATGGGGGAACTAGGACTGCTTCTATTACTGGAGCGTTTGTTGCAATGATGCTTGCCTTTGATAAATTAGTTAAAATGGATAAATTAAAATCTTATCCAGTAAAAGATTATTTGGCTGCAACTTCTGTTGGTATATTAGAAGAAATTGGACCAGTACTAGATTTGTATTATGTAGAAGATTCAGCTGCAAGTGTCGATATGAATATTATAATGACTGGGAAAGGTCAGTTTGTTGAACTACAAGGTACTGGTGAAGAAGCGACTTTTTCTAGAGAAGAATTAAATGAATTACTATCATTAGGGGAGTTAGGTGTTAATTCTCTAATTGAAAAACAAAAAGAAGTATTATTACAAGAAGGCATTAAGTTCCAATCATAA
- a CDS encoding response regulator transcription factor has protein sequence MKDRDYQTKHTLTKREKEVFELLVQDKTTREIAEELFISEKTVRNHISNAMQKLGVKGRSQAVIELLRMGELEL, from the coding sequence TTGAAGGATAGAGACTATCAAACAAAGCACACACTCACAAAGCGTGAAAAAGAAGTATTTGAGCTTCTTGTTCAAGATAAGACTACAAGAGAAATTGCTGAAGAACTTTTTATAAGTGAAAAAACTGTGAGAAATCATATTTCAAATGCAATGCAGAAGCTTGGGGTTAAGGGGCGATCACAAGCAGTTATTGAGCTTCTTCGTATGGGAGAGCTTGAACTGTAG
- a CDS encoding DUF4240 domain-containing protein, translating into MNEKEFWGLISKMHIVEEPYEWVISHLAKQSDDEIAGFEIQFETAFSNAYNSKLLGAAWVIMGGCSEDSFAQFRAWLIGQGEQVYKKTLNEPDYLAEYIFPIYEEEGLTPELEEMLDLALQAFTIKRKGDEDWDDQLWNEFNSLIESNGYHYPEQQLTMDWKSNDELKSKFPNLWKRFGQKPLGH; encoded by the coding sequence ATGAACGAAAAAGAGTTTTGGGGTTTAATTTCAAAAATGCATATTGTTGAAGAACCTTATGAGTGGGTAATAAGTCATTTAGCAAAACAGTCAGATGATGAAATAGCTGGTTTTGAAATTCAGTTTGAAACCGCGTTTTCTAATGCGTATAATTCAAAGTTACTAGGAGCTGCATGGGTTATTATGGGAGGTTGTTCTGAAGATTCATTTGCTCAATTTAGAGCTTGGTTAATTGGTCAGGGTGAACAAGTATATAAGAAAACATTAAATGAACCTGATTATTTAGCTGAATATATCTTCCCAATTTATGAAGAAGAGGGACTTACTCCAGAATTAGAGGAGATGCTAGATTTGGCATTACAAGCATTTACGATAAAGCGTAAAGGTGATGAGGATTGGGATGATCAGTTGTGGAATGAGTTTAATTCACTAATAGAAAGTAATGGTTATCATTACCCAGAACAACAATTAACAATGGATTGGAAGTCGAATGACGAATTAAAAAGTAAGTTTCCAAATTTGTGGAAACGATTTGGTCAAAAGCCATTAGGACATTAA
- a CDS encoding sporulation protein — protein MVMKKRLLVTAAAVCGIATMSGCSLLPTKSSTDIDPPKTVVYKSDEPSKQVQAKKEEMVKRELYLIDRNGYVVPQTFQLPKSTSLAKQALEYLVKDGPVTDELPNGFQAVLPPNTEVLGVTQKDGTIIADFSPEFKQYRAEDELKVFQAVTWTLTQFDNVTKVKIRVNGKELTSMPVNKAQIGDGMTRDDGINFDKGNIVDIMNSRPVTLYYVSQGEMGDTYYVPVTTRISNAESDSYSAIVSELIQGPSEYSNLISDFGADTKLVSQPVFKGGKLVLNFNEGIYGNIAKSMINNDVLQPLVLSLTEQKGVKSIEIQINGKLTALDQQGKPLSQPVSRPKDVNTKKL, from the coding sequence ATGGTGATGAAAAAAAGATTGTTAGTAACAGCTGCTGCAGTTTGTGGAATTGCGACAATGAGCGGATGTAGTTTACTTCCGACTAAATCTTCTACAGATATTGATCCGCCAAAAACTGTAGTTTATAAAAGTGATGAGCCTTCAAAACAAGTACAAGCAAAGAAAGAGGAAATGGTAAAAAGGGAATTGTATTTAATTGACCGTAATGGATATGTCGTACCGCAAACCTTCCAATTACCAAAATCTACAAGCCTGGCGAAGCAAGCGTTAGAGTATTTAGTAAAAGATGGTCCTGTTACTGATGAATTACCGAATGGCTTCCAAGCAGTTTTACCTCCTAATACGGAAGTGTTGGGGGTTACGCAAAAAGATGGAACTATTATTGCTGATTTTTCTCCGGAGTTTAAGCAATATCGTGCTGAAGATGAATTAAAAGTGTTCCAAGCAGTCACTTGGACGTTAACTCAGTTTGATAATGTTACAAAAGTAAAGATTCGAGTAAATGGGAAAGAACTCACTTCTATGCCAGTAAATAAAGCACAAATTGGCGATGGGATGACAAGAGATGATGGGATTAATTTTGATAAAGGCAACATCGTGGATATTATGAACTCTCGCCCAGTTACTTTATACTATGTTTCTCAAGGTGAAATGGGAGACACTTATTATGTTCCTGTTACAACAAGAATATCAAATGCTGAATCAGATTCTTATTCAGCAATAGTAAGTGAACTAATACAAGGGCCGTCAGAATATTCAAATTTAATTTCAGATTTTGGTGCAGATACGAAATTAGTCAGTCAACCTGTCTTTAAAGGTGGCAAGCTAGTGCTTAACTTTAACGAAGGAATCTATGGCAATATTGCAAAAAGTATGATCAATAATGACGTATTACAGCCACTCGTTCTTTCTTTAACAGAGCAAAAAGGAGTTAAATCCATTGAGATTCAAATTAATGGCAAGCTAACTGCACTAGACCAACAAGGCAAACCATTAAGCCAACCAGTATCTAGACCTAAAGACGTAAATACGAAAAAACTATAA
- a CDS encoding trigger factor, producing MTAKWEKLEANVGLLTVEVEASEVDKGLDAAFKKVVKTMNVPGFRKGKLPRPMFEQKFGVEALYNDALDVILPEAYSKAIEEVGIEPVDRPEVDVEQMEKGKTLIFKAKVTVKPEVKLGEYKGLEVEEMDATVSEEDVQAELTALQEKQAELVVKEDGTVENGNTAVIDFEGFVDGVAFEGGKGENYPLEIGSGSFIPGFEEALIGAKSGVETDVNVTFPEEYHSAELAGKSATFKVTVHEIKAKELPELNDEFAKDVNDEVETLEALKAKIKADLEESKKAQAEGSLRDALVQKAAENAEVEIPEVMFESQVDRMVKDFEQRISGQGLNLELYYQFTGTKEEDLRTQMRQDAEARVRIDLTIDAIIEAEKIDATEEEMNEELARLSAMYNIPSEQLVTMLGGTDAVRDDIQIRKAVELLVDSRKK from the coding sequence ATGACTGCTAAATGGGAAAAATTAGAAGCTAACGTTGGTCTATTAACTGTAGAAGTTGAAGCTTCTGAAGTAGATAAAGGTTTAGATGCAGCTTTCAAAAAAGTTGTAAAAACAATGAACGTACCTGGATTCCGTAAAGGGAAATTACCACGTCCAATGTTCGAACAAAAATTTGGTGTTGAAGCACTTTACAATGATGCTTTAGATGTAATCTTACCAGAAGCTTACAGCAAAGCTATTGAAGAAGTTGGTATTGAGCCAGTTGACCGTCCAGAAGTTGACGTTGAGCAAATGGAAAAAGGTAAAACTTTAATCTTTAAAGCAAAAGTTACTGTAAAACCTGAAGTAAAATTAGGCGAATACAAAGGCTTAGAAGTTGAAGAAATGGATGCAACTGTATCTGAAGAAGACGTACAAGCTGAATTAACTGCATTACAAGAGAAACAAGCTGAGTTAGTAGTTAAAGAAGATGGTACTGTTGAAAACGGCAATACAGCTGTAATTGATTTCGAAGGTTTCGTTGATGGCGTAGCTTTCGAAGGTGGTAAAGGTGAAAACTATCCACTAGAAATCGGTTCTGGTTCTTTCATTCCTGGATTTGAAGAAGCTTTAATCGGCGCAAAATCAGGTGTAGAAACTGATGTTAATGTAACATTCCCAGAAGAATACCACAGTGCTGAGTTAGCAGGAAAATCTGCTACTTTCAAAGTAACTGTTCATGAAATTAAAGCGAAAGAACTTCCTGAGTTAAATGATGAGTTTGCTAAAGACGTAAACGATGAAGTTGAAACTTTAGAAGCTCTTAAAGCTAAAATCAAAGCTGACTTAGAAGAGTCTAAAAAAGCTCAAGCTGAAGGTAGCTTACGTGATGCTTTAGTTCAAAAAGCGGCTGAAAATGCTGAAGTTGAAATCCCAGAAGTAATGTTCGAAAGCCAAGTTGACCGTATGGTTAAAGATTTTGAACAACGCATTTCTGGACAAGGATTAAACTTAGAGCTTTACTACCAATTCACTGGTACTAAAGAAGAAGATCTTCGCACTCAAATGCGTCAAGATGCTGAAGCTCGTGTAAGAATCGACTTAACAATCGATGCAATCATCGAAGCTGAAAAAATTGATGCAACTGAAGAAGAAATGAACGAAGAATTAGCTCGTTTATCTGCAATGTACAACATTCCTTCTGAGCAATTAGTAACTATGCTTGGTGGAACTGACGCAGTACGTGATGATATCCAAATCCGTAAAGCTGTTGAGTTATTAGTAGATAGCAGAAAAAAATAA